Part of the Solwaraspora sp. WMMA2065 genome is shown below.
CAGCGGCGGCGAGTCCGGGCCGAGCGGCCCGGCCGCCGCCCCGGCGGCAACGGCGGTCCCGCCGGTGCCGATGGTCCCAGCCGTGCCGACCCGGTCAGCGGTGGCCAGCACGGTCACGTTCAGCAGCAGCTTGGTGAACTGCTCGTTGGTCTTGCCGGCGTACTTCGGGATGGTGATCAGATCGCTGTCGAAACGGTCCCGGCCGGTCACCTCCAGTGGCCGCAGCAGGTCGCCGTCGCGGGCGAAGAACGCGTACCTGGCGGACAGGTTCGCCAGTACCGACAGGTCCCGGTCGGTCAGGTCGACGCCGGTGAAGGTGACGTACGGCAGCCCGCCGATCGTGGTGACCGCGACGTCGTCCACCCGGCCGCCGAGTGCCCGGTCGGCGAAGACACCCAGCTCGGCGGCGGCCAGCCCGACCGCCGACTCGGCGTACACCCGGTTCGCCGACGGGTGGATCAGCAGGGCGTACGAGGTCATCGGTGGTCCGTTCGGGTCGGTGGCCGCGCCGTCACGGCGCGGTGGGACCCACGAGTGTTACCACACCGGCGGCCTGCGTAAGGTCACCGGCATGGCACGGCAGCGGGGGAGGCGTCTGCCGCTGGCGGACCGCCCCCTCACCGAACCGCATCCGGCGCGGCTGCCAGCCGACCACCCGCACCGGGCGGCGGTGCTGGCCGCACACGCGGCGGCGCTCGACGCCGACCAGGCCGGCTACCTTGACCCGGACACTGGGCTGTTCGTGCTGACCGCGGCGTTCCTGGCCCGTCGGGGCACCTGCTGTGACCAGGGTTGCCGGCACTGCCCGTATCTGCGGTGATGCCGAGGATCTCCTACGCGGCGCGGCCGGCGCGGGTGGCGGGCTTTCGCGGCGGCGGCGGAAGCCGTACGGTGTGCGACGAACAATCCGCCTTTTTCGACCGGCCTGACCGTGGGAGGTCACTGTGGGCGTTCGGCTGCGTCTGTCCGGCGCCGGGCTGATCCTGCTGCTGCTCGCCGCCGGGTGCTCCGGCCGAGCGGTGGCCACCGAGAACCCCGCCCCGGACGACCCGGCCCAGGCCAGTCCGTCGCCGAGCCCGGTCGAGCCGTACCCGGAGGTGCCCCGTCCGCCGGCCGCCGAGTCCGGCGGGGCATGCACGGTGCTCGACTTCGACGCGGTCGAGCAGACCGTCGGGTTCCGGTTCGAGGTGGCGGCGGCCAACAAGCACGACAAGACGCAGTCGTGTGTGCTGCGGCCGGCCGAGGAGCCGCTGCCCGACCTGATGGTCTCCATCTCGGACACCAAGGCGAGCGCGTCGGTCTTCGCCGACGACGTCGCCCCGGTCGGTGCCAAGGAGATCAAGGATCTCGGCAAGGCCGCCTACTGGATCCCGGTCAAGCCGGACCCGGACACCGGGTACGGGGCGGCACTGGAGGTCAACTGGATCACCGGGGACCCGAAGCTGATCAGCCTGCGCTGGACGTTCGCTCCCGGTGACGACGAACTGTCCGCCGTGGAGCTGGCGCCCAAGATGGTCGAGCTGGCCCGGGTGGTGCACGACAACCGCAAGAAGTGACCGGCCGCAGGACGAAGTGACCGGCCGGGGGTGCGTGGCGCACCGCCGGCCGGTTGGTGCTCAGGCGGCCGCGGGTTGGTGCTCAGGCCGCGGGTTGGTGCTCAGGCGGCCGCGCCGGCCAGTGTCCGTCCGTGGTCGGCGGCCGCGACGAACACCCGGGACGCGACCTCGCGCGGCAGGTGGATCTTGTCGCCGGACCGGTCGATGGTCACCCCGTCGCGTTCCTGCGCCACGGTGACCGTCGCCCCCGGATCCACCCCGGCGGCGTGCAACTGGCGCAGCACGTCGGCGTTGGTCTGCACGCTCTCGCAGATCCGCCGGACCACGACCGTGCCGGTCAGGCCGGGGAACGCCAGGTTTCGCTCGGTGTCCGGGCTGATGTCCGGATTCGCCAGCTCCGTCGGGCCGTCACCCAGCGCGTCCAGGCCGGGGATCGGGTTGCCGTACGGCGACCGGGTCGGCCGGTTGAGCAGGTCGTAGACCTTCTTCTCGACCGCGTCGCTCATCACGTGCTCCCAACGGCAGGCCTCCTCGTGGGCCTCCTCGTAGGGCATGCCGATGACGTTGACCAGTAGCAGCTCGGCGAGCCGGTGCTTGCGCATCACCGAGACCGCCTGGGCCCGGCCCAGCTCGGTGAGTCGCAGGTTACGGTCGTCCTCGATGGTGAGCAGCCCGTCGCGCTCCATCCGGGCGACCGT
Proteins encoded:
- a CDS encoding DUF5522 domain-containing protein: MARQRGRRLPLADRPLTEPHPARLPADHPHRAAVLAAHAAALDADQAGYLDPDTGLFVLTAAFLARRGTCCDQGCRHCPYLR
- a CDS encoding metal-dependent transcriptional regulator, which gives rise to MTVNDLVDTTEMYLRTILELEEESVPPLRARIAERLHQSGPTVSQTVARMERDGLLTIEDDRNLRLTELGRAQAVSVMRKHRLAELLLVNVIGMPYEEAHEEACRWEHVMSDAVEKKVYDLLNRPTRSPYGNPIPGLDALGDGPTELANPDISPDTERNLAFPGLTGTVVVRRICESVQTNADVLRQLHAAGVDPGATVTVAQERDGVTIDRSGDKIHLPREVASRVFVAAADHGRTLAGAAA